GCCAGAACGTCTGGAAATCCAGCAGCAGCAAGGTGCTGAGCAGGCCCAGCAGCACCAGCACGTCAATCACCCGCTCGGTCACCACCGTGCCGATGGCCACTTGCACCGGCACGCCGCTCGTGCGCCGCAGCACCGAGCAGCGGATGACCTCGCCCATGCGCGGCAGCACCAGGTTGGCCAGGTAGCCCACCATCATGGCGTGGTACACGGGCCAGTAGCCCGCCGGCGTCTGCGAGGCCTTGAGCTGCATCTGCCAGCGGTAGGCCCGGCTGAAGTAGCCCAACGTGGAAAGCGTAAGCGTAATGGCCAGCCAGAAATAGTTGGCCGTGGCGATGTAGTGCCCGATGCGCGACAAGTCCTGCCCCCGCACGGCGTACCACATCAGCGCGCCCGAAATGCTCAGCAGCAGGACGTATTTGAGAATGTTTAAGAGCTTTTTCAATAGAAGACCGGAATAGCTGCGGGCGCAAACGAGGAACAAAAACCGCCGCAAAGGTAAAACGCCCTTGCGCGCGGCACGGCCGCACCTCTCCTACTCCACCACCACGTTGTCAATCAGGCGCACGCCGCCCAGGTGCGCGGCCAGGCACAGCACCACGGCCCGGCCGGCGGTGTACTCGGCCAGCGGCTGCAGGGTTTGGGCGTCGGCCACTTCCACGTACTCGGGCGTGAACAATGGTTCTTGGGCCAAAGTCGCCTCGGCAGTGGCGCGCACCTGGGCGGGCGGCACGCCCTGGCGTACCTGGGCCGCGGCGGCTTCCAGCACTTGGTGCAGCAGCGGCGCGGCGGCGCGGGCCGGCGCATCGAGCCGGCGGTTGCGCGACGACATGGCCAGGCCATCGGCCTCGCGAATGGTCGGGCAGGTCACAATTTCGAGGTCGAACGACAGGTCGGCCACCAGCTGGCGAACGACGGCCACCTGCTGCCAGTCCTTCTGGCCGAAGTAGGCGCGGTGCGGGCGGGCCATGTGAAATAATTTGCTCACCACGGTGGCCACGCCGTTGAAATGGCCGGGGCGGTGGGCCCCTTCCATCACCCGCTCCAGGTCGCCGAAATCGAAGCGCAGCACGGCCGGCTGGGGGTACATCTCCTCCACCGTGGGCACAAACAGGGCGGTGCAGCCGGCGGGCTCCAACAGGGCCGCGTCGGCCTCGGGCACGCGGGGGTACAGGCGGAAGTCTTCGGCGTTGTTGAACTGCGTGGGGTTGACAAACAGGCTGACCACCACCACGTCGCAATCGGTGCGGGCGGCTTGTACCAGCTGCAGGTGGCCGTCGTGCAGGGCCCCCATGGTGGGAACCAAGCCGACCCGTTGGCCGGTTTGGCGAGCGTGTTCGGTGTAGGCGTGCAACCCGGCGGCCGTCGTAAGTATCTGCATAGAGAAGGAAGGCTATTGGCAAGGCCCTCGGTATGATTTATGTTGATTTTCCGCCCAAAATTGTTTAATTTTGTGCACCCATAGCATGGCCTTGTCCCATTCTCTTCAATAATCCATTATGTCGAAGCTACGAATCCTCTACGCGGCCACCGAAATTGACCCCTTCCTGCAGACCACGAAAGTGGCTGAAATGCTCCGGCGCCTACCCGCCAGCATGCAAGAGATGGGCTGCGAGATTCGGATTTTCGTGCCCCGTTTCGGCATTATCAACGAGCGCAAAAACCGGCTGCACGAAGTGGTGCGCCTCTCGGGCATCAACATCGCCGTGGGCGACGACGAGAAGCCGCTGGTTATCAAGGTAGCCTCCATCCCGACGGCCAAGCTGCAGGTGTATTTCATCGACAACGAGGACTATTTCCACCGCAAGTCGGCCCTGGTCGACAAGAATGACAAGTTTTACGCCGACAACGACGAGCGCGCCATTTTCTTCTGCAAAGGTGTGCTCGAGACGGTGAAGAAACTAGGCTGGTCGCCCAACATTGTGCACTGCTCGGACTGGATGACCGGTCTGATTCCGCTCTACCTGAAGACGACCTACAAGAAAGACCCGGTGTTCAAGGACGCCAAGTCGGTGTTCTCGATTTACAACAACGAGTTCGACGACAAATTTGAGGGCAACATTCTGGAGAAAGCGAAGATGCTCGACATCGACGACCAGATGCTGGCCTCGCTGAAGTCGGCTGATTTCAGCGGCTTCATCAAAATGGGCATGGAGTATGCCGACACCGTGGTGCGGTCCGACGAGGACTTCAGCGAAAACATGAACGGCATGTTCCACGAATACGCCCTCAACAACAAGCTCAGCCAGGTAGCCACCGACGAAAACCTGCACACTTCCTACCTAGCGCTTTACAATGAATTGGCTAACTAGCCGCAGTGCTCCCTTCGTGGCCCTGGCCGCCCTGGCGCTGGCCAGCTGCGACAAAGGCACGGACCTGAACGTTGACCTGCCCGACACCACGTCCGTCAGCACGGAGTACAAAGACCTTCCGTTGATAGCAAGCACCGTGCGCATTGCGCCGGTCCAAACGGCCAAAACCAATCAGTTCCTGGTGGGCCGCCTAGCCGACAACGTAGCCGGCAATACCACGGCCGCCGCGTACTTCAACGTGGTGGATGCCAGCGGTGTCAACGCCATCATTTCGGCCGGTGGCGGCACTCCCGCCGATTCGCTGCCTTCCACCGTTACTTCGCCGGCACTGGATTCGGTGGTGCTGGTGATGGGCTTCGACCGGGTGTATGGCAGCTCGACGACGCCCGTCAAGTTTGACTTGTTCAACCTGGCGGCACCGCTCGACGAGCGGCAGGTGTACAACGGCGCCACGCCGGTTGCGCTGGGGGCGCCCATTGCCCAGGGCCTCACCAGCCGCCTCGACCGTACCATCACCGTGGCCACCGCGGCCGTGGCCGCCACCTCCACCAGCCCGGCCATTCCGGCTGGCACCACCGTTACGCCCGACCCCACGGTGCGCCTGCTGCTACAACGGACGGCCGTGCCCCCGGGCCCGGGCCAGCCCGGCGTGCCGGGCGTGAGCTCGTCTTTTGCCACGGGACTGTACGCCAAGCTGAATA
This DNA window, taken from Hymenobacter sp. 5317J-9, encodes the following:
- the panC gene encoding pantoate--beta-alanine ligase; the protein is MQILTTAAGLHAYTEHARQTGQRVGLVPTMGALHDGHLQLVQAARTDCDVVVVSLFVNPTQFNNAEDFRLYPRVPEADAALLEPAGCTALFVPTVEEMYPQPAVLRFDFGDLERVMEGAHRPGHFNGVATVVSKLFHMARPHRAYFGQKDWQQVAVVRQLVADLSFDLEIVTCPTIREADGLAMSSRNRRLDAPARAAAPLLHQVLEAAAAQVRQGVPPAQVRATAEATLAQEPLFTPEYVEVADAQTLQPLAEYTAGRAVVLCLAAHLGGVRLIDNVVVE
- a CDS encoding glycogen/starch synthase, with the protein product MSKLRILYAATEIDPFLQTTKVAEMLRRLPASMQEMGCEIRIFVPRFGIINERKNRLHEVVRLSGINIAVGDDEKPLVIKVASIPTAKLQVYFIDNEDYFHRKSALVDKNDKFYADNDERAIFFCKGVLETVKKLGWSPNIVHCSDWMTGLIPLYLKTTYKKDPVFKDAKSVFSIYNNEFDDKFEGNILEKAKMLDIDDQMLASLKSADFSGFIKMGMEYADTVVRSDEDFSENMNGMFHEYALNNKLSQVATDENLHTSYLALYNELAN